In a genomic window of Arcticibacter tournemirensis:
- a CDS encoding DUF1570 domain-containing protein: protein MKSKLLLSVLFLLLAQKALPQKLLINEIGFKLTEQERENIQLLSEYESQIYNGLFDTRRNDSLLITINLYKNFGDYKKASLAAASDVVSKTGFYSPRLKQIFVYRTNDFIRTLVHEMSHSFMHHNIGGIPRWFNEGLAVFFESMAVAYGQVSVAVQTARISAVKREIQGGDVNLTEFLQLDDEAWMNSKSKLDYMYNVSYSIVYFMAKSTPAFTKKLLLKLKEGKSSIDAIESLSDGGFDLFERRYQHFYR, encoded by the coding sequence ATGAAATCTAAACTCCTGTTGTCGGTGTTATTTCTGCTGTTGGCTCAAAAAGCTCTACCGCAGAAGCTCCTTATTAACGAAATCGGCTTTAAACTGACAGAACAGGAGAGAGAGAATATTCAGCTTCTGTCAGAATACGAGTCGCAGATCTACAACGGCCTGTTTGATACCCGGAGAAACGACAGTCTGCTGATCACCATTAACCTGTATAAGAACTTTGGGGATTACAAAAAAGCCAGTCTTGCAGCCGCATCAGACGTGGTCTCCAAAACCGGCTTTTATTCTCCACGTTTAAAACAGATTTTTGTCTACCGTACTAACGACTTTATAAGAACTCTCGTCCACGAGATGAGCCATAGTTTTATGCATCATAATATAGGAGGCATACCCCGTTGGTTTAACGAAGGGCTGGCGGTATTTTTTGAGTCGATGGCCGTGGCATACGGACAGGTGTCTGTGGCTGTTCAGACAGCGAGGATTTCAGCTGTTAAACGCGAGATCCAGGGCGGAGATGTGAACCTAACTGAATTCCTTCAACTTGACGACGAGGCCTGGATGAATAGTAAATCAAAGCTGGATTATATGTATAATGTATCATATAGTATTGTTTATTTTATGGCTAAGTCTACTCCTGCGTTCACTAAGAAATTGCTTCTGAAATTAAAGGAGGGCAAGAGTTCCATTGATGCGATCGAATCCCTTTCCGACGGGGGATTTGATTTATTTGAGAGGAGATACCAGCATTTCTACAGATAA
- a CDS encoding NAD(P)H-hydrate dehydratase, whose amino-acid sequence MLKLLTSSQIREADAYTIANKPIQSLDLMENASRAFVELFMEDFSDRTLSISVYCGTGNNGGDGLAIARILHKEGYERIKVIIARFSEKSSLDFNINLDRLKSLDLEVKEIYRAADAGPENADIIIDALLGSGLNKPLDGEWKDLVLWLNTLDGAKVAVDIPSGFKAEGAVGRTDAVFRADLAITFQRARLNFLLPDSSPYLKYFEVADIGLDEAFMQDGEGPYYLLSEDDIRDRLRARLPFSHKGSYGHALLVAGAPETMGAALLCSKACLYTGAGLTSACIPAEGLNALNAAMPEVMAVVREGNRLPASLQWGKYQSAGIGPGLGTGDKSLHVLKDTLKNFAKPIVIDADGLNLISSNYELMQLVPEFSVLTPHVKEFDRLFGEHTSWWERLETGIDRAVTLGCTIVLKNRYTIIFTPEGRCLFNPTGTPAMATGGMGDVLTGMIVSFVAQGYTPEDAAIMGVYLHGIAGESVQGYVVPPSRLIEALPEVILRYL is encoded by the coding sequence ATGTTAAAGCTATTGACATCATCGCAAATAAGGGAGGCAGATGCTTACACCATTGCTAACAAACCAATTCAGTCTTTGGACTTGATGGAAAATGCTTCCCGTGCGTTCGTTGAATTGTTTATGGAAGATTTCTCAGACCGGACGCTGTCCATTTCGGTCTATTGTGGCACCGGCAACAACGGAGGCGACGGTCTGGCGATCGCGCGGATACTCCATAAGGAAGGATACGAACGAATTAAAGTAATCATAGCCCGTTTTTCGGAAAAGAGCAGCCTTGATTTTAATATTAATCTCGATCGACTTAAATCTCTTGACCTGGAAGTTAAAGAGATTTACAGGGCTGCGGATGCCGGTCCGGAGAATGCGGATATTATCATTGATGCTTTGTTAGGTTCGGGACTTAATAAGCCGCTTGATGGGGAATGGAAAGATTTGGTACTGTGGCTGAATACATTAGATGGAGCTAAGGTAGCTGTGGACATCCCAAGCGGATTTAAAGCGGAAGGAGCTGTGGGAAGGACTGACGCGGTATTTCGGGCCGACCTGGCCATAACTTTTCAACGGGCCAGGCTTAACTTTCTTCTGCCCGATTCATCACCATATCTTAAATATTTTGAAGTTGCGGATATCGGTCTTGACGAGGCCTTTATGCAGGACGGGGAGGGACCATATTATCTCCTGTCGGAAGATGATATCCGGGATCGGCTAAGAGCGCGGTTGCCTTTTAGTCACAAAGGCTCCTATGGGCACGCTTTGCTGGTCGCCGGAGCTCCGGAAACAATGGGAGCGGCCCTGCTGTGCTCCAAAGCCTGTTTGTATACCGGCGCCGGCTTAACTTCTGCCTGTATACCGGCCGAAGGACTTAATGCTTTAAATGCGGCTATGCCTGAAGTAATGGCAGTAGTGAGAGAAGGAAACCGGCTTCCGGCAAGCCTGCAGTGGGGTAAGTATCAGTCTGCAGGTATAGGGCCCGGACTGGGAACTGGCGACAAAAGTCTGCACGTATTGAAAGATACCTTAAAAAACTTCGCCAAGCCGATTGTGATTGATGCAGATGGGCTCAACCTTATATCATCTAATTATGAATTAATGCAGCTCGTACCCGAGTTCTCGGTGCTGACACCTCATGTCAAGGAGTTCGACAGGCTTTTTGGTGAACATACAAGCTGGTGGGAACGACTGGAAACGGGAATAGACCGGGCAGTTACCCTTGGCTGTACCATTGTACTGAAAAATCGCTATACCATTATCTTCACCCCTGAAGGACGGTGTTTGTTTAACCCCACCGGTACACCTGCCATGGCAACAGGAGGGATGGGAGATGTGTTGACAGGAATGATCGTTTCGTTTGTTGCGCAAGGGTACACACCCGAGGACGCAGCAATCATGGGGGTATATCTTCACGGTATCGCTGGAGAAAGTGTGCAAGGATACGTGGTCCCTCCATCCCGCCTGATAGAAGCGCTTCCCGAAGTAATTCTCAGGTATTTATAG